The Halorussus gelatinilyticus genome contains the following window.
GGCGCTGGCCTCGGCGCTGATGACCATCGACGGCAACATGAGCAAGGTCCCGAAGGAGGACATCCGCGAGCAGTCCGAGATGAACGCCTTCTTCATCATCCCCATCAAGGGCGACTTCATCGGCAAGGTGTTCAGCACCCACCCCAGCACCGAGAAGCGCGTCGAGCGGTTGCGGGAACTCGAACGCCAGATGTAGGCGGTCGAGACCAGAATATTTTTGTCCGGTATCTAATCTATTCGCCGTATGGACAGACGGCGGTTCGTCGCTGGCGTCGGGGGCGCGCTCCCGTGGGTCGCCGGGTGTACCGCTTCCCGGTCGGAATCCGGGCCTCGGCCCCAGTCGGGAACCGTCGAGAGCGGACGCCGATACGCGCTGGAGGCGCACCCCATCGGCGCGGACGGGATTCGCGTCGCGTTCGCCACGCAGGCCGGGGAACTACCGGACGGAGCGCTAGACCTCTTCTTGGCCACGCTCGACGGGAGCGACGACCCCCGTACCTACGGCCACAGGGAGTTCGAGTACGCCGGTTTCGTCGAGTACGGCGGGCGGTTCTACCGCGTCACCGTCGATGAGACCGGCCAGAAGACGCGGGAGCGACCGGTGCTGCTCGCCGAACCCGTCGAGAGCGAGGCGGCCCGGCAAAAAGCGGTTCACTGGTCTACGTACTCGGGCGACGACGACGCCGCGCTACGACGCGCCGCGTCGCAGGCCGACTCCGAGGACGGGAACGCAAACGGAAACGGGAGTGAGTGCGACTGCTACGTCCTCCGGCACCGCGACCCCGACGAGAGCGACCTGTTGCCCCAACCGAAACACGAGTACGTCAGATACGACGGGAGCGTCCTGCGCCTCTCGGTGGAGCGCCGCGAACTCACCGAGACGGAGTACACCTACGAGACGACCAGAGTGGCCGACTCCACGACCGCGTTTCGGGAGTTCGTCCGCGAAGAGGTCGTAGACGTGTGGCTCGACGACTCGAACCTCTCGGAGCGCCAGCGCACCGTCTTCGAGGCGGCCAGAGCCGGCGAGTACGCCGAGTCGGGCGACCTCTCGGCCGCGTATCGGGGACTCCTCGAACGCATCTTCGGCGACCTCCCGGCGGATACGACGGGCGAACGAGTCGGGTACGACGGTCGCACTCACGAGGTCCACGTACACGTCGGCGAGTCGTAATCGGAGCGGCGCGCGGAACCACTTCTTTTTGTCCGTGAGTGCGTACGTCGCGCCATGGGACTGTTCGACGGACTGCGGGAAGTGCTGGGCATCCGGGCCGAGACCGACGCGACTCGGAAGGCCGACCCCGACGACCTCTTCGGGATGAGTACGGCCTACGTCACGATGGAGGCCGAACTGGGCTACGAGGCGGTCGGCGAGGCGGCGCTCTGCTTCTCGGAAGTCGATAGCGCCGACTTCTCGGACGCCGTCGAGGAGGTCCACGAGATTCTAGAGGTGGGTGCCGAGGAGACCGGAACCGAGACCGAGGCCCACACCGACGACTACGGCTACTCGTGGGTCATCCTGCGCGACGACGACTTCGAGGACCTCGTGACCAGCCTCAACTTCGCCGCCGACACGCTGATGGAGCGGGGATACGGCTCCCGACTGCTCGCTGCCCTGTTCGGATTCCGGGACACCACGGACCGACAGAAGGGCGGCCGGTACGCTTACTGGGTCTACTCGTTCCGCCGCGGGGCGTACTATCCCCTCGTGCCGAAGGGGACCGACGACCGCGACGAGAGCGCTGAGTTCAAACTGGAGAGCAAACTCGACGGGGAACTCGACTTGGAGGAGAACAAGGAGTACTGGTACGCGCTCCTGCCGAGTACGCCCGACAGTCACCCGTGGGAATAGAAACCGCCTGATTAGTCGGCGACCGTTACCTCGATTCTTCTCAGTTTAAACCCCGTCAGACGCACGTCGTCTCCCCGACGCTTGCTCGCAGTTTCACTTTCGCTATGGTGTTAACGGGGGTTTATATGAGGTGCCGCACAAGGCAAGGATACGATGGCAGCAGACGTAGACCTCGAAGAACTGCCGGGCGTCGGTCCGGCGACCGCAGAAAAGCTCCGAGACGCAGGCTTCGACTCCTACGAGGGTCTCGCAGTAGCAAGCCCCAGCGAACTCTCGAACACCGCCGACGTGGGCGACTCGACGGCCTCCGACATCGTGCAGGCGGCCCGCGAGGCCGCCGACGTGGGCGGCTTCGAGACCGGCGCGGCCGTGCTGGAGCGCCGCGAGAAGATCGGTAAACTCAAGTGGAAAATCGACGAGGTGGACGAGCTACTGGGCGGCGGCGTCGAGACCCAGTCCATCACGGAAGTCTACGGCGAGTTCGGTGCCGGGAAGTCCCAGGTCACCCACCAGCTCGCGGTCAACGTCCAGCTTCCGCGCGAACACGGCGGGCTCGGCGGGAGCGCCATGTTCGTGGACAGCGAGGACACGTTCCGACCCGAGCGTATCGACGACATGGTGAAGGGCCTCCCGGACGAGGCGATTCAGGCCGCGATGGACGAGCGCGAAATCGAGGGCACGCCCGACGACGACGAGGCGATGGAGGCGCTGGTCGAGGACTTCCTCGACAAGATTCACGTCGCCAAGGCGTTCAACTCCAACCACCAGATGCTGCTGGCCGAGAAGGCCCAGGAACTCGCCAACGAGACCCAGGACGACGAGTACCCCGTCCGCCTGCTCTGCGTGGACTCGCTGACGGCCCACTTCCGCGCGGAGTACGTCGGCCGCGGCGAACTCGCCGAGCGCCAGCAGAAGCTCAACAAGCACCTCCACGACCTCGACAAGGTGGGCAACCTCCACAACACCGCGGTCGTCGTGACGAATCAGGTCGCGTCGAACCCCGACTCGTTCTTCGGCGACCCGACCCAGCCCATCGGCGGCAACATCCTCGGCCACAAGTCCACGTTCCGCATCTACCTCCGCAAGTCGAAGGGCGACAAGCGCATCGTCCGTCTGGTGGACGCGCCGAACCTCGCCGACGGCGAGGCCGTCATGCGCGTCGAGGACGCCGGACTGAAGCCCGAGTAAGCGTCTCGGAACATCGATTCGACCGTCGGCGTTCGCAGTTCTCCCTCGTTTCTCTTCTGCGTCGCATTCGACGCTCCGTCGGTTCTCTGTTCGCCATGCTTTGTTTCTCGCCGGCCCGACGGTCGGTAGCTCGCGGCGCTCGCAGGCGAGCGCCAGCGCCCGGCGAACCGGCGCGACTCCCGAGTCGGCCACTTCCCCTTTACATCCCGACAGACTCTGTACGAGCGTATGAAGGCGCGGACTGCGTTTGCGACCGTTCTGGTCGGCGTTCTCGCGGTGTTGTCGCTCCTCGTCATCAGGCCGTTCCTCGATTACGTCCTCGGCGCGATGCTGTTGGCGTTCGTCCTGACGCCGCTCCAGCGCCGCCTCGCGCCCGAGGTCGGCGCGCGGGTTTCGGCGTTCGCGCTGGTTTCGCTGACGATTCTGCTGTTTGTCGGGCCGATCGGGCTGTTCGTGCGGGTCGTGTTCGACGGCGTGGGCGAGTTGCCGACCGAGGTCAGCGACCTGCCGACCTACCAGTCGGTCGAGCGAGTGGTCGAGCGCGTCGTCGGCGTGCAAATCGGCGCGCGCTTCGACCAGATTCTCGGGAACTTCACCTCGACGCTCGCCGAGCGCAGTTCCGGACTGGCGAGCGCCGGGGTCCACTTCACCTTGGGCGTCCTCCTGTTGCTCTTCCTGCTGTACTACCTGCTCAAGGACGGCGACGTGCTGATTCGGTGGGCCAAGGGCGTGACGCCCCTTCCCCGGAAGGTGCAAGACGACCTCTACGCCGAGGCCGAGGAAGCGACGTGGGCGGTCCTGAAGGGCCACGTCTTCGTCGCCACCGTGCAGGGGTTCGTCTCCGGTCTCGGCCTCATCGCGCTCGGACTCCCGAACGCGGCGTTCTGGACCGTCGTGATGATGTTTCTGGCGATGGTTCCCATCGTCGGCGTCTCGCCGGTCCTCGGCGGCGCGACGATATACCTCGTCGTGAACGGCCGCCTCCTCGAAGCCGCGCTGCTGGTCGTCTACGGCATAACCGTCGTCGCCGTGACCGACGACTACCTCCGCGCGCTGGTCATCGACAAGGAGTCGTCGCTCCACTCGGGCGTCGTCCTGTTGGGCGTGTTCGGCGCGGCGTACTTCCTCGGCGCAATCGGCATCTTCGTCGGTCCCATCATCCTCGCGCTCTTCAAGGAGACCGTCGAGGTGTTCAACGAGTACTACGACCTCGCGTGACCGGGAGCGCCGCGACTCCGGAGCGATGGCTGGCGGTCGCTGGAGAGCGTCGAAAACCGGACCTCGAAAAATCGCTTACTCGTCGTCCGCTTCGGTCGTCGTCTTGTCCAGTTCCTTCTCGCCCTCGTAGATGTCCGCACCGTCTTGGACGACCTTCTCGGCGAGGACCGCGCACTTGACCCGCATCGGGCTGATGTCCACGCCGAGCATGTCTATCACGTCGTCGCGGTCCAGTTCCTGCATCTCCTCGACGCTCATGCCCTGCAACTCGCCGGTCAGCATGCTCGCGCTGGCCTGACTGATGGCACAGCCGTCGCCGCGGAAGGCGACGCGTTCGATGACCTCGTCGTCCTCGTCGAGTTGCACGTCTATCGTTATCTCGTCGCCGCACATCGGGTTCTCGCCAGCGTGGGAGAATGTCTTCTCCTCCAGTTCCCCGTAGTTTCGGGGACTCTTGTAGTGGTCGAGAATCTGCTGGCGATACATGTCCGAGCCCATGCCCATTGTTGAAAGAGGATAGGTGAGTAGCGCGTAAAAGAGTTGCGCAGACGCGATTTCGCCGGTTCAGACCGCGTAACCGATGAGCGCGGCGTCCAGCACCAGCAGGGTGGCGACCAGCGAGTTCGTCCGGAACGCCATCTTAAGCCGGGTCGGGAGTTCCCGGACGCCGTCCTCGCGGGCGCTCTTGGTCTCGTACCACGACCAGACGCTCGTCAGCGCGAAGACGCCGTACAGCGTCATCATGGCGACGAGCGCGGTCCCGCGCTGGCCGCCGGGGAGTTCGTTGTCGTAGAGCAACCAGAGCGCGCCGCCGCCCGAGGCACCCATGAGGACGATGCCGCCGAGCGCGAACCACTTCAGCGAGTCCAGCACGTCGAGCGCGAACTCCGGCGCGTCGTTGCGCCGCGCCGCGGGCAGGACCACCATCCCGGTCACGAGGTAGCCGCCGGTCCAGAGGACCGCCATCAGTACGTGAATCGCCATCACGGCCGCCAGCGTCCAGTCTACCATGTCGGGAGGGTGTGACGGAACCGCCAAAAAGCGGCCGGTTCCGGGCGAACGGTCCGGGAGAGCGACACTCGCCGCCGTCGTCACCGTTCGCCCATCGCCTCGCGCTCGAATCGCTCGGCGAACGCGGCGACGTACTCGCCGCGTTCGCGGGCCAGCTCCCGGCCGGCGTCGGTGTACATCCGATCCGGCAGGTCGAGAATCTTCTCGTGGACGTGGTTGAACTGGGTCTCTCCGGCGGCCGAATCGTCGGCTTCGGGCGGTAGGTCGGGGTCGTACAGCGGTTGGCCGAGTTCCCCGCCGTAGGCGAAGACGCGAGCGATACCGACCGCGCCGAGCGCGTCCAAGTTGTCGGCGTCCGAGAGGAGTTTCGCCTCGCGCGTCTCGGGGTCCACGTCGTTGGAGTAGCGGTGCGCCCGGACGCAGTGCTGGACCGCCTCGACGGTCTCGGCGTCCGCGCCGAGGTCTCGGAGGATTTCGGCGGCTTCCTCCGCACCCCACTCGGCGTGGTCTTCGATTTCGCCGCGGTCCTCCTTCGCCCGGCCGACGTCGTGGAGCCAGACCGCCGCGAGGAGTACGTCTTCGTCTACGCCGCTTCCGTCCTCGTCCACGTCGCTTCCGTCCTCGTCCACGTCGCTTCCGTCACCGGCCGCGTCGCTCTCGCTGGCTCCGTCGCTCGCGCTGGCTTCGTCGTCGTCCGCCTCAACCAGCGTCTCGGCGAGTCTGGCGACTCGCCGGACGTGGTGCCAGTCGTGGGCGGGCGAGACGCCGTCGAAGTAGGTCCGGGCGCGTTCGCGCACCTCGTCTTGCATGGTCCGGCGAACGCAGGCCCGCCGCAAAAAGAATCGGGAATTAGGAATCGGGAATCGGGCGCGGACGCCGGAACTCAGGCGAACAGTTCGCGGGCGCTGTCGATGGCGTCGATGAGCGCGTCGATTTCGTCCATCGTGTTGTAGAGGTAGAACGACGCTCGCGCCGAGGCCGCCACGCCCAACTTGTCGTGGAGCGGTTGGGTGCAGTGGTCGCCGGCGCGGATTGCGACCGCGTGGTCGTTCATGATAGAAGCGAGGTCGTGGGCGTGGACCGAATCGAGGTTGAACGAGACCAGTCCGCCGCGGTCGGTCGGGTCCATCGGGCCGTAGATTTCGATGTCGTCGAACTCGGCCATCCGGTCGAGGGCGTACTCCGTCAGCGTCTCCTCGTGGCGCTGAATCGCGGTCATGCCGATGTCTTCGAGGTACTCGACCGCCTCGGCGAAGCCGACGCCCTGCGCGATGAGCGGCGTGCCGGGTTCGAACTTCCACGGCAGGTCGTGCCACGTCGAGTCCTCGAACTCGACTTTCCGAATCATGCCGCCGCCGTACTGGAACGGCTCCATCTCTTCCAGAATCTCCTGCTTGCCGTAGAGACCGCCGATGCCGGTCGGACCGGCCATCTTGTGCGCGGAGAAGGCGTAGAAGTCGGCGTCGATGTCTTTCACGTCCACCGGGCGGTTGGGCACCGCCTGCGCACCGTCCACGAAGATGTAGGCGTCGTGGTCGTGCGCGAGGTCCGCGAGGTCCGAGACGGGGTTGACGGTCCCGAGCGTGTTCGAGACGTGGACGACGCTGACCATCTCGGTGTCGTCGGTGATCATCTCCGCGGCGGCGTCCATGTCGAGGTAGCCCTCGTCGGTGACGGGAACGTACTTCACGTCAGCGCCGGTGCGCTTGCCGATCTGTTGCCACGTCACCAGCGAGGCGTGGTGTTCCATCTCGGTCAGGACGATCTCGTCGCCCGGCCCGAGTTCGTTCAGGCCCCACGCGTAGGCGACCAGGTTCTCGGCTTCGGTGGTGTTCTTCGTGAAGACCATCTCCTCGCGGCCCTCGGCACCGACGAACTCGGCCACCGTGTCGTGGGCCTCCTCGTAGGCCTTCGAGGCCTCTTGGCTCAACTGGTGGATGCCGCGGTGGACGTTCGCGTTGGAGTGGCGGTAGTAGTCGGCGATGACGTCGACCACTCGGTCCGGCGTCTGACTCGTCGCGCCGTTGTCGAGGTAGACGAGTTGCTCGCCGTCGAACTCCCGCTGTAGGATGGGGAAGTCCTCCCGAATCCGCGCCACGTCGAGCGCGTCCGATTGTTGCAGTCCCATTGTCGGCGAGTAGGGCTTCGAGCAAGAACATTCCTTCGGTCCCGGCGACCGTCCGTAACCGGAATCGATTTCATTTGGAGCCGAGCGCGCCCCGAGGAAACCGAAGCCGCGGAACCGCGCGCGGGGACGGGGTTAATACCCTGCGACCCGATGCCATCGTATGGTCTCGAAACGACGACTCGGTGCGAGCCTCTTGCTCCTCGGACTCGCGTTCGTCGGGGCGTTCCACGCGGTGCTGGCGGTCGCGTACGACACCGGACTGGCCTCGGTCGGGGCGGGACTGGCGGGCATCTCGGTGCTGTCGCTGATGGTCGTCAACCTTCCCGCGCTCGGCGAGGGCGATAGCTCCGGCGGGGACGACGATTCGACGGCCGAGAAGTAGCTACATCCGGAGGAACTGCGCGTGACGCGTCGTCTCGATTTCCAGAACGTTCGCCTCGTCCACGAACCCCTCCCGAATCGCCAGTTCGACCGCCTCTGTCCCGACGAGGTTCGCCACCGAGGCGCGAGCGAGGCTGTCCACGACGGTCTGCTCGTCCGCTTCGTCGCCGCCGTAGAACTCTTCGGTGACGGTCAGCGAGACGCCGTCGTCCTCGAACGTCTCGCCCAGCACGTCGTCGTCGCAGACGGCTACGAGGAGTCCCTCGTCGGTCTCGCGCTCGTTGAGTATCATCGCTCCTGTCGCTGTTCCTCTTGGTCGATGAGTTCCTGCTCGGCCTGCTCGCGGAGGTCTTCGGCCTCCTCGGCTATCTCCTCGGCCTCGTCGTACTGGCCGAGTTCTTCGAGCGCGCGGGCCTTCTCGTCCAACACCTGCGAGTTGCGGAGACCGAGGCGGATGGCGTTTTCGAGGCTGTTCAGCGCGTCCTCGGCCAGTCCGCGTTCCAGCAGGAAGAACCCGCGATTGAACCACGCCTCGGCGAACCGCTCGTCTATCTCGACGGCCTTCTCGGCGTGTTCGAGCGCCTGCTCGCTCTGGCCCGCCTCCCAGAGCGCGTAGGCCAGATTCGTCTCGGCGGTCGCGGCGTGTTCGCTCTCGGCGTCGATGCGAATCGCTTCCCGGTAGTCGCCGATGGCGGCGTCCCACTCTTCGAGTTCGGCGTGGGCCGCGCCCTTGTTCGTCCACGCCTCCTGTTCGAGTTTACTGTCCTCGGGGGCGTACTGGGCCGCGCGTTCGAAGGTGTCGGCGGCCTGCTCGAACCGGTTTATCTGCATGTAGTTCAGGCCGACGTCGATGAGTTGCGGGACGTCTATCTCGTCGTCGTTGACGTTCTGGTCGTCGAGCAGGTCGGCGACGACGCGCGAGTCCACCGGGTCCACCTTGTCGGGGTCCACGTCCAGTTCGGGCGGGTCGAGGTCGAACCCCTCGTAGGGGTCGTCGAACCGCTCGTCCTCGGAGAAGTCGTGGTCCTCGGGGTCAGTCATGTCTCGGTGTTTGGCGTTCGGCGGGGTTAAGAACTACGCTATCGAGATTCGCCGAGCGCGTTTCCGTGAGAAGAGTGGTCGGCGAGACCGCCCGCTACTCGCTCCGCGTCCGGACCGCGGTGCCCGAGAGGTTGACCCACAGCATCCCCTCGGCCATCTCTTCGTAGTCGAACGACGCGCCCACCACGGCGTCGGCGTCCAACTCCTCGGCGTCCGCACGCAGGTCCTTGATGGCCTCCTCGCGGCCGCTCTCTATCTTCTTCTCGTAGGAACCGCTTCGGCCGCCGACCACGTCGCGGATGCCCGCCGCGATGTCGCTGACGACGTTCGCGCCGATGACCGCCTCGCCGGAGACGACGCCGAGGTACTCCGACACGTCGCGCCCGTCGAGACCGTCCGTGGTCGTGATGATGACGTCTGACATACGGGTTCGGCTTCGACGGGAAGGGGGATAAGTTCGCCGTGAGAATTGCGGGCGAGACGCACGGGACCGGCGGCGAGAATCGTCCGCTTCGCCGACCACCCACCTTCAAGCCCTCGGGCGACCAGTTGGGACTATGCGACTGTTCGCCAGCGTCGATCTCCCCGACGAGTTCGCCGCGGAAGTCGAGGCCGTGCAGGACGAGTTCGCCGACGCCTCGGGGCTGAGTTTCACCGACCCCGAGCAGGCCCACGTCACCCTCAAGTTCCTCGGCGACGTGAATCAGGGAGAACTCCCGCGGGTGAAAAACGCCCTCCGGCGCGCGGTGGGGAAGGCTGGCGTCGGACCGTTCGAGGCCACCTACGAGGGACTGGGCGTGTTCCCCGACCTCGGATACATTCAGGTCCTCTGGCTCGGGGTCGGCGAGGGGAGCGAGGCGATGACGAGCCTCCACGAGGCCATCGAGCGCGAGGTGACGCGCCTCGGCTTCGACCCCGAGGACCACGACTTCACGCCCCACGTCACCCTCGCGCGGATGGAACACGCCGGCGGGAAGGAACTGGTGCAGGAGAACGTCGAGGAACTGGACCCGACCGTGGGCACGACCGAGGTGTCCGAGATTCGACTGACCGAGAGCGTCCTGACCGACGACGGACCCGAGTACTCGACGGTCGAGTCGTTCGAGTTGGAGTGAACGGAGCGGTTTCGAATGCGAATCCGACTCGCCGACGAAGCCGACGCCGCCCGAATTCGCGCCATCTACGCGCCGATAGTCGAGGAGACCGTAATCTCCTTCGAGGAGGACCCACCGAGCGAGGCGGAGATGGCCGACCGCATCGCCGAGACCGTCCGCCGATACCCGTGGATAGTTTTCGAGGTGCAGAACGGAGACGGCGAGGGAGACGAGACCGACGGGGAAATCGGAGGCTACGCCTACGCGGGCCGACACCGCGAGCGCGAGGCCTACCGCTGGTCGGTGGACGTATCGGTCTACGTCGCCGAGAGCTATCGCCGCAGGGGAGTCGGGCGGGGTCTCTACGAATCGCTCGTCGAAATTCTCCGCTTTCAGGGGTTCTGCAACGCCTACGCCGGGATATCGCTTCCGAACCCCGCGAGCGTCGCGCTCCACGAGTCGCTCGGGTTCGAGCAGGTCGGCGTCTACGAGTCGGTCGGGTACAAGCACGGCGCGTGGCACGACGTCGGCTGGTGGCAACGACGGCTTCGAGAGCGACCGGAGCACCCCGACCCGCCGCGACCCCTGACGGAGGTCGCGGGGACCGCGGCGTTCGAGACCGCCCTCGGAGAGGGTGAGTCGGCGGTCGAAGGCTGACGAAGGACCGGGGCCAAAGCAACACGATTTTAAGCTACGGCGGGGAAGAGCATGGTACCATGAGTAAGAAATCGAAGGCGAAGAAGAAGCGCCTCTCTAAGCTCGACCGCCAGAACAGCCGCGTTCCCGCGTGGGTCATGATGAAGACCGACCGCGAGACGCAACGCAACCCCAAGCGCCGAAACTGGCGGCGTAACGACACCGACGAATAATGAGCGCCAACGACTTCGAGGAGCGCGTCATCACGGTGCCGCTCCGCGACGCCAAGGCCGCGGCGAAGCACGAGCGAGCCGACAAGGCGATGACGCTCCTCCGGGACCACCTCGCACAGCACTTCAAAGTAGACGACGACGAAGTCCGCCTCGACCCCTCGATCAACGAGGCCGTCTGGTCGCGCGGTCGCAAGAAGCCCCCGAGCAAGCTTCGCGTCCGCGCCGCCCGGTTCGAGGAAGAGGGCGAGACGGTCGTCGAAGCGGAACACGCCGAGTAGAGCTTTGCTCCGCGCCGCTTTCGTCGGGTCGTCGTACGTCGGTGTCTTCGCTCGCGCCACTGACGAGTACCTGCTGGTCCGCCCCGACATCGACGACGAGACCGTCGCCGACGTAGCCGACGAACTGGAAGTGGACGCCGTCGAGACCACGGTCG
Protein-coding sequences here:
- the pspAB gene encoding PspA-associated protein PspAB, producing MGLFDGLREVLGIRAETDATRKADPDDLFGMSTAYVTMEAELGYEAVGEAALCFSEVDSADFSDAVEEVHEILEVGAEETGTETEAHTDDYGYSWVILRDDDFEDLVTSLNFAADTLMERGYGSRLLAALFGFRDTTDRQKGGRYAYWVYSFRRGAYYPLVPKGTDDRDESAEFKLESKLDGELDLEENKEYWYALLPSTPDSHPWE
- the radA gene encoding DNA repair and recombination protein RadA, translating into MAADVDLEELPGVGPATAEKLRDAGFDSYEGLAVASPSELSNTADVGDSTASDIVQAAREAADVGGFETGAAVLERREKIGKLKWKIDEVDELLGGGVETQSITEVYGEFGAGKSQVTHQLAVNVQLPREHGGLGGSAMFVDSEDTFRPERIDDMVKGLPDEAIQAAMDEREIEGTPDDDEAMEALVEDFLDKIHVAKAFNSNHQMLLAEKAQELANETQDDEYPVRLLCVDSLTAHFRAEYVGRGELAERQQKLNKHLHDLDKVGNLHNTAVVVTNQVASNPDSFFGDPTQPIGGNILGHKSTFRIYLRKSKGDKRIVRLVDAPNLADGEAVMRVEDAGLKPE
- a CDS encoding AI-2E family transporter, whose product is MKARTAFATVLVGVLAVLSLLVIRPFLDYVLGAMLLAFVLTPLQRRLAPEVGARVSAFALVSLTILLFVGPIGLFVRVVFDGVGELPTEVSDLPTYQSVERVVERVVGVQIGARFDQILGNFTSTLAERSSGLASAGVHFTLGVLLLLFLLYYLLKDGDVLIRWAKGVTPLPRKVQDDLYAEAEEATWAVLKGHVFVATVQGFVSGLGLIALGLPNAAFWTVVMMFLAMVPIVGVSPVLGGATIYLVVNGRLLEAALLVVYGITVVAVTDDYLRALVIDKESSLHSGVVLLGVFGAAYFLGAIGIFVGPIILALFKETVEVFNEYYDLA
- the sufU gene encoding Fe-S cluster assembly sulfur transfer protein SufU: MGMGSDMYRQQILDHYKSPRNYGELEEKTFSHAGENPMCGDEITIDVQLDEDDEVIERVAFRGDGCAISQASASMLTGELQGMSVEEMQELDRDDVIDMLGVDISPMRVKCAVLAEKVVQDGADIYEGEKELDKTTTEADDE
- a CDS encoding HD domain-containing protein, encoding MQDEVRERARTYFDGVSPAHDWHHVRRVARLAETLVEADDDEASASDGASESDAAGDGSDVDEDGSDVDEDGSGVDEDVLLAAVWLHDVGRAKEDRGEIEDHAEWGAEEAAEILRDLGADAETVEAVQHCVRAHRYSNDVDPETREAKLLSDADNLDALGAVGIARVFAYGGELGQPLYDPDLPPEADDSAAGETQFNHVHEKILDLPDRMYTDAGRELARERGEYVAAFAERFEREAMGER
- a CDS encoding aminotransferase class V-fold PLP-dependent enzyme; translated protein: MQQSDALDVARIREDFPILQREFDGEQLVYLDNGATSQTPDRVVDVIADYYRHSNANVHRGIHQLSQEASKAYEEAHDTVAEFVGAEGREEMVFTKNTTEAENLVAYAWGLNELGPGDEIVLTEMEHHASLVTWQQIGKRTGADVKYVPVTDEGYLDMDAAAEMITDDTEMVSVVHVSNTLGTVNPVSDLADLAHDHDAYIFVDGAQAVPNRPVDVKDIDADFYAFSAHKMAGPTGIGGLYGKQEILEEMEPFQYGGGMIRKVEFEDSTWHDLPWKFEPGTPLIAQGVGFAEAVEYLEDIGMTAIQRHEETLTEYALDRMAEFDDIEIYGPMDPTDRGGLVSFNLDSVHAHDLASIMNDHAVAIRAGDHCTQPLHDKLGVAASARASFYLYNTMDEIDALIDAIDSARELFA
- a CDS encoding DUF424 domain-containing protein, whose product is MILNERETDEGLLVAVCDDDVLGETFEDDGVSLTVTEEFYGGDEADEQTVVDSLARASVANLVGTEAVELAIREGFVDEANVLEIETTRHAQFLRM
- a CDS encoding tetratricopeptide repeat protein translates to MTDPEDHDFSEDERFDDPYEGFDLDPPELDVDPDKVDPVDSRVVADLLDDQNVNDDEIDVPQLIDVGLNYMQINRFEQAADTFERAAQYAPEDSKLEQEAWTNKGAAHAELEEWDAAIGDYREAIRIDAESEHAATAETNLAYALWEAGQSEQALEHAEKAVEIDERFAEAWFNRGFFLLERGLAEDALNSLENAIRLGLRNSQVLDEKARALEELGQYDEAEEIAEEAEDLREQAEQELIDQEEQRQER
- a CDS encoding YbjQ family protein codes for the protein MSDVIITTTDGLDGRDVSEYLGVVSGEAVIGANVVSDIAAGIRDVVGGRSGSYEKKIESGREEAIKDLRADAEELDADAVVGASFDYEEMAEGMLWVNLSGTAVRTRSE
- the thpR gene encoding RNA 2',3'-cyclic phosphodiesterase encodes the protein MRLFASVDLPDEFAAEVEAVQDEFADASGLSFTDPEQAHVTLKFLGDVNQGELPRVKNALRRAVGKAGVGPFEATYEGLGVFPDLGYIQVLWLGVGEGSEAMTSLHEAIEREVTRLGFDPEDHDFTPHVTLARMEHAGGKELVQENVEELDPTVGTTEVSEIRLTESVLTDDGPEYSTVESFELE
- a CDS encoding arsinothricin resistance N-acetyltransferase ArsN1 family B; protein product: MRIRLADEADAARIRAIYAPIVEETVISFEEDPPSEAEMADRIAETVRRYPWIVFEVQNGDGEGDETDGEIGGYAYAGRHREREAYRWSVDVSVYVAESYRRRGVGRGLYESLVEILRFQGFCNAYAGISLPNPASVALHESLGFEQVGVYESVGYKHGAWHDVGWWQRRLRERPEHPDPPRPLTEVAGTAAFETALGEGESAVEG
- a CDS encoding 50S ribosomal protein L39e — protein: MSKKSKAKKKRLSKLDRQNSRVPAWVMMKTDRETQRNPKRRNWRRNDTDE
- a CDS encoding 50S ribosomal protein L31e, which translates into the protein MSANDFEERVITVPLRDAKAAAKHERADKAMTLLRDHLAQHFKVDDDEVRLDPSINEAVWSRGRKKPPSKLRVRAARFEEEGETVVEAEHAE